GAGCGAAGCCTCGGCGCAGGCCCGTGGCGGCGATCTTCTGGCCCTTCTCATCCTCGCCGAGGAAGATTTGCCCGACCTCGAACAGAGCGACGTCGGGAAAGCCGCGCGCGGCGTTGCGGCCGGCGGCGGTCACGAGGCCGGGCAGCAGGCTTGGACGCATGTCGGAAAGCTCGGCGGCGATGGGATTGGCGAGCGCGAGGCGATGATTGTCGCCGCTGCCGAAAGCCTGCGCCAGCTCCTTTGAGACGAAGGACCAGGTGACGGCCTCCACCAGCCCGCGCGCCGCCAGCGCTCGCCGCGCCGCGCGCTGGCGCTTTTGCAGCAGAGTGAGAACCGGCTCGGTTACGCCGGCGTTGCGCGGCAGCGGCGTGGCGGCGATGGTGTCGAAGCCGGCGATGCGGGCGATCTCCTCGACGAGATCGGCCTTGCCTTCGATGTCCGGGCGCCAGCTGGGGACGCCGACCAGCGCCTCCTCGCCCGCCGCTTCGACCGTGAAGCCGAGGCGCGTGAGAATGGCGGTCGATTCCTCTTTCGAGACGTCGAGGCCGGTGAGGCGTTTCGTCTCGCTCCAGGGGAAGCGCAGCTTGCGCGTCGGCGTTTCCGCCGAGCCGCAGATGGCGACCTCCGAAGCCTCGCCGCCGCAGAATTCCAGCACCAGTCTGGTCGCCAGATCGAGGCCGGGCAGAGCGAAGGCCGGATCGACGCCGCGCTCGAAACGATAGCGCGCGTCGGTGGAAATGCCGAGCTTGCGGCCGGTGTGCGCGATATTGGCCGGATCCCACAGCGCGGTCTCGATCAGCACGTCCGTCGTGTCGTCGGAGCAGCCGGAATGCTCGCCGCCCATGACGCCGGCGAGAGATTCGGGGCCATTGTCGTCGGCGATGACGACCATGTCGGAATCGAGCTTGTAGCTCTTGCCGTCGAGCGCGAGCAACTCCTCGCCGACGCGGGCGCGACGCACCACAAGATCGCCGGCCACTTTCTTCGCGTCGAAGACATGCAGCGGACGTGCGCGGTCGAAGGTCAGATAATTGGTGATGTCGACGAGCGCATTGATCGGGCGCTGGCCGATGGCGCGCAGCCGATCCTGCAGCCAGGCCGGGCTCGGCCCATTCTTGACGCCGCGCACCAGACGCAGCGCGAAGAGCGGCGCGAGATGCTTGTCGTCCTCAATGAAATCCAGCGTGACGCGCTGCGGAATGGCGAAGCCGCCTGTGATCGTCTCGACAGAAGGCGTCTTCAGCGTTCCGAGGCCCGCCGCTGCGAGATCGCGCGCGATGCCGTAAATGCCGGCGGCGTCGGAGCGGTTCGGCGTCAGATTGATCTCGATGACCGGATCGTCGAGCCCGGCCCATTTGGCGTAGACCGCGCCGATGGGCGCATCCTCCGGCAGCTCGATAATGCCGTCATGCTCGTCGGAGAGCTCCAGCTCGGCGGCCGAGCACAACATTCCGAGCGATTCGACGCCGCGAATGACGCCCTTGCCGAGCGTGATCTTCTTGGCTGGAATATAGGTTCCCGGCGCCGAGAAGACGGTCTTCAATCCCGTGCGCGCATTGGGCGCGCCGCAGACCACCTGCACAGGCGCGCCTTCGCCCGTATCGACCATGCAGACGCGCAGCCGATCGGCGTTGGGATGCGGCTTCGCCTCGATCACATGCGCGATGCGGAAATCCTTCAGCTGCGCGGCGGGATCGTGCAAATGCTCGACCTCGAGGCCGATGCGCGTCAGAGTTTCGACGACCTCCTCGAGCGAGGCGTTCGTCTCGAGATGGTCTTTCAGCCAGGAGAGTGTGAGTTTCATTCGAGGTCAGTTCCTGCCGGCGTCGGCGATGGCGTTTCGACGCCGCTTTGTCACGAGATGGGCGGCGAGCAATAATCTCGTTTCCGCCTCGAGAGATTTTATGGCCGCGACGGTCTCCCGCGCTTCCTCGACCAATTTGAGCGTATCGTCACGTCCGTAACGGAAAGGTTCTGGATCATAGTCCGCCTCTTCGCGCGCCTGCTGGAGGCGTAAAAAGGACGAGCCGATTTTTTCGACTTCGGCGCCATAGGATTTCGAGGTCCGCGCTCGCTCGAATAAGCGGCGGGCTTCGTTGTGATCCAGCGACCGATAGACTGGACTGAAAATGCTCCACGGCTTTTTCCATCCGACGAGCTCGTCGGCGCATAGGCCGGCGAGCGCGTGAAAAACGGCGTAATAGGCAGTCGAAGCGGCGCGCCGCAATGACGCTTGTCTCGGCTTGCCCTTCTCGCGTTGGGCGAGATCATGCGCGATATCGAGCAGATCATCGATCATCAATGCGACGCCGAAGATTTCGCATCGCGCGCGCGAATATCGTCGACGGCATATTCGTCGCCCGGGAATTTGAAGCTCAGATAGGGGAAGCGCGTATCGCCCAGCGCCAGAAGAGCGTTGCTGACCGCCACTTGTGTTTCTATCGACTCCCGGGCGCTCAGATCGTCTGGCCCGGTCTTCGTCACTATATCGAGGAACAGCGCCGGCTCATCGGCATGGTTGAAATCCTCTCGGACGTCGACATGATCGAATCGCGCAGGACCGAGCGCGCGACGCAGCGCATCATCGATCGCATATCGCATGGCCTCGGTCATCATCTTCATCTCTCCATGCCGCTTTCGCTTCGAAGCCTCACCCGCTCAAGCCCCCCGCCAGCGTCGGGAAATCCAGCGGCCTGAATCCATAATGCGTCAGCCAGCGCGCATCGGCCTCGAAGAAGGCGCGGAGATCCGACATGCCGTATTTCAGCATGGCGAGCCGATCTATGCCGACGCCGAAGGCGAAGCCCTGATATTTGTCGGGATCGAGCCCGCAATTGCGCAGCACATTCGGGTGCACCATGCCGCAGCCCAATATCTCCATCCAGTCCTCACCCTCGCCGAAGCGAATGTCGCCGTCCTTGCGGCGGCATTGCACATCCACTTCCGCGGAGGGCTCGGTGAAGGGGAAGAAGGAGGGGCGAAAGCGCATCTTCACGGACTTCACCTCGAAGAAGGCCTTCAGAAACTCCTCCAGCACCCATTTCAAATGGCCCATATGGGTCGTCTCGTCGATGACGAGCCCCTCGACCTGATGGAACATGGGCGTATGCGTCTGGTCGCTGTCGCAGCGATAGGTGCGGCCGGGGCAGATCACGCGGATCGGCGGCGCCTTGCTCAGCATGGTGCGCACCTGCACCGGGCTCGTATGGGTGCGCAGCAGCTTGCGCTTGCCGTCGGCGCCCGGCGGAAAGAAGAAAGTGTCGTGCATCTCCCGCGCGGGATGCCCCTCGGGGAAGTTCAGCTTGGTGAAATTATAATCGTCGCTCTCTATGTCCGGCCCTTCGGCGACCGAGAAGCCCATATCGGCGAAGATCGCCGTCAGCTCGTCCATCACCTGTGAGATCGGATGAATGCGCCCCAGCTCCTGGCCGCTCTCCTGCACCGGCAACGTCACATCCACTGTCTCGGCGGAGAGGCGCTTCCCCAGCGCTTGCCGCTGCAGAATGTCGCGACGCGCGGCGAGCGCCTCTTGGGCCTTGTCCTTCAGCGCATTGATCTTGGCGCCTTCGGTCTTGCGGTCGTCCGGCGACATTTTGCCGAGCGTCGCCAGCAGCGCCGAAATGCTTCCCTTTTTGCCGAGAGCGCCGACGCGCACGGCCTCGAGCGCGGCCTCATCGGCCGCCGCCGCGATCGCCGCCAGAGTCTCGGTTTCCAGTTCCGCTATGTTCGTCATCGTCCCGCCACGGCTTTTTTGAGATTCCGGGGCGGTTTGTGCCACGCTCGGCAGGCGATGTCGAGAACGCGGGCGGCGGGGGCGCCGCCGCGCCGGGGCCGCCGCGCCCGCACCGACTATTTTAGATTTTCCAGCGCAGCGCCATGCCGGCCTGCCAATTCTTGGAGAGCTGCGGCCCGTTCAGGCTCTGATAGACCGGAATGCCCGCTTCCAGCGCGATGGTGAGCGCCTCCACGCCGATGAGGGCGCCGGCGATCGTCGCGCCGCCCCACAGCTCCACGCGCTGGCCGCCGTAGAAATTCGGATTGGCCGCCTGCGCCTTGCCGCGGATCATCGGATCGAGCCCGCGGATTTCGCCCTGCGTCGAGGCGCCGACGCGGAAAGTGGTGGTGAGGCCTTTGATCCAGCTATAGCCGGCCCAGCCGTTGAACTCGTGCAGATCGCCCCAGAGATAGCCCTCCGGATTGGCGGCGAGCGGAAAGCGGCCGCGATAGGAGAGGCCCCAGGACCATTTGTCGAAATGGCCAGCGTAGACGATTCCCGGCAGAACGTCGAAAGTGCCGGCGCCCGGCTGCAATGCGTAAAAGGCGCGGCTCGTGGCGTAGCTGCCGTCCGGCAGCAGCAGGCGGAAGGTGTTATGGGTGCTTCCCGTCGGGAAGCTCACGCCGAGATTGAGCTGAATACGGTGTATCGGGTCCTGATAGACGCGATAGATCGTCGAGGCGGTGAAATCGGTCAGGCCGTCGGTTCCCGTATGGCTCAACCCCAGCCGGTTGAGGCTCGTCGGCCCTTGGAAGGTCAGCATGTCGAGATTGCGCTCGATCATGCCGCCGGTAATCACGACGGACCAGTCTCTGGTTATTCCATAGGCGAGCGCGAGCGTCTGCGAAGCGACCGAGACATTCTGCGGCACCAGCCGGAGCTTCAATGTCGGATGGCCGAACCAGGGCGTCGTCGCCGCCACCTCTTCCGATGAGACCTGCCGCGTTCCCTTCAGCGTATGCGAGAGATTGGCGAATTGCGGGATGATGGAGACGACGAGCTTGCCGGCGGGCGGCATATCGGCGCCGAAGACGCCGAGCGGCGCGGGCGGGAGCGGAGCCGGCGCCGCCACATCGGGCGCAGGCGCGGGGACGAGCTTCGCGGGCGCGTCCGCGCCCACCGCCTCTCCGACGCAGACGCCGAGCAGAGCGGCGGCGATGGCCAAAGTCTTCGCGCTCGCAGCGGTCGGGCGCGGCGGAGCGCTTCGTTTCATTCTCATCATTTTGTGTCTGCCCCTCGTCGGCGCCGCGCTCCGTCGGGGCGCGACGGACAAAAAAAGCCGCCGTCCGACGATCGCGCTTTGGGCGCGACACGATCGGAACAGCGGCGTTGCTGATTTTGGCCCGTCTTTGGGCCACGCCGAAAGCTCGGCTCTCGGCGTCCGACTAGACGCAATCTCCGCGCCATCTCAGCGCGGCCGGCCTCGTCTCGACAAATCAGGCGCTTGTGAAAAAGCGGCGCGCGGGCGGCGCGATAATTAGCCCGCAAAATATGCGACGGGCGCCGAATTGCTGTGCGATTTTCGGCGCTTCGTCGCTCTCAGTGGACGCCGAGCAGCGCTCGCGCGGCCTCGGCGATCACCGCTTCCTCATTGGTGGGAAGCACGAGGGTTTCGATGCGGCTCGACGGCGCGCTGATGATTTGCGCATTCGCCGCATTCGCTTCATCGTCGAGCTCGAGGCCGAGAAAACCGAGATAGGCGCAGATGCGCGCGCGCATGGAGGGCGAATTCTCGCCGACGCCGGCCGTGAAGACGAGGAGGTCGAGCCCGTTCAGCGCGCTCGCGAGCGAGCCGATCTCGCGCGCGGCGCGATAGGCGAAGAGCGCCATCGCCTCCTCCGCCGCGGGATAATCGCTCGCCTCGAGCGCGCGCAGATCGTCGCTGATCGCGGAGACGCCGAGCAGGCCGGATCGCTCATAGAGCAGCGCATGGACTTGCTTGGGCGAATAGCCCTCCTGCATCACGAGATGCAGCAGCAGGCCGGGATCGATCGCGCCGCTGCGCGTGCCCATCATCAGCCCGTCGAGCGCTGTGAAGCCCATTGTGGTGGCGACGCTCTCAAGATCGCGCATGGCGCAGAGGCTGGCGCCATGGCCGAGATGCGCGACGATCGTGCGCCCCTGGGCGCGTTCGAGGCGGCGCAGCTCTTGCGCGATGAACTGATAGGAGAGGCCGTGAAAGCCGTAGCGCAGCACGCCGCGCTCCGCGAATTCGCGCGGCAGCGGAAACAGCTGCGCGAGACGCGGCTGCGTGCGGTGAAAGGCCGTGTCGAAACAGGCGATCTGCGGCAGCTCGGGCGCGCTGTCGAGCAGGCTGCGGATCGGCGCGAGATTATGCGGCTGATGGCTGGGCGCGAGCGGCGAGAGCGCCTCCAGCCGTCGCAATATTTCGGGCGTGACCCGCACGGGACGGTCGAAATCCGCGCCGCCATGGACCACCCTATGCCCCACGGCCGCGAGGGGAAGCTCCGCCAGACGCTCGCCGATCGCCGCGATGAGCCAGCGCGCCGCGCCCTCGTGGTCGATGTCTGGCGCGGGGCCGGGGCCGGCGGCGAGCGCCGCCGCGACCTCGCCTTTGACGGAAAAGCGCGCCGGCTGGTCTTTCTCCTTTATGGCGGTGACGCCGCCACGGCAAAGAGGCGCGAGCGTCGCCGCGTCATAGAGCGCGAATTTGAGGCTCGAGGAGCCGGCGTTGAGCGCCAATAGAACCGCAGAAGGGCCGCTCACGCAGCCTCCACGACGCGATGGGCGAAGAGCTGCGCCAGCGCGCAGGAGACGATGCGGGCGCGCACGCCATCGGCGCGACTCGTCAGCACGATCGGCGCGCGGGCGCCGAGCACGATGCCGGCGTCCTCGGCGTCGGCGAGATAGACGAGCTGCTTGGCGAGAATATTGCCGGCCTCGAGATCGGGCGCGAGAAGAATATCGGCGTCGCCGGCGACATTGGAGACAATGCCTTTCGCCTTCGCCGCCTCGGGCGAGATGGCGTTGTCGAAGGCGAGCGGACCATCGACGTCGGCGCCTCTGATCTGGCCGCGGTCGGCCATTTTGCAGAGCGCCGCGGCCTCGATCGTCGAAGGGATTTTGGCGTCCACCGTCTCCACGGCGGAAAGAACGGCGAGCTTGGGGCGCTCTATGCCGAGCGCATGGGCGAGATCTATGGCGTTTTGCGCAATGTCGCGCTTCTCAGCGAGCGTGGGGGCGATGTTGATCGCGGCGTCGGTGACGAGCAGCGGCTTGCAGTAATTGGGCACGTCGAGAACGAAGACATGGCTGACGCGCCGCTCGGTGCGCAGGCCCGTCCCTTCGCGCACCACGGCGCCCATCAGCTCGTCGGTGTGGAGCGACCCTTTCATCAGCGCCCCGAGCTCGCCGCGCCGCACCAGCTCGACGGCGGCGTCGGCGGCGGCGTGGCTATGCGGCGCGTCGACGATCTCGACGCCCTCGAGCGAGAGGGCGGCCGCTGCGGCTGCGGCCGCGATCTTGGCGCGCGGCCCGACCAGAACGGGAGTGATGAGTCCCTGATCGCGCGCAGCGAGCGCGCCTTGCACGGAAACCGTGTCGCAAGGATGCACGACGCCGATGCGAATGGGGCGCAGCGCGCGGCATCGCTCGAGCAGCGACTCGAAATACAGGCCGCAAGGCGCGCCGGAGGCCGCGACATCGCGCCGAAACAGCATCGGACCTCCTTGCGACCTTCGCTCGCTCCCGCAATCAGTCGGCGGGCGCGGCTCCCGCCTCGCTCTCGGCGCGTAGCGCCGCCGCTTCCGTCCGCACGCAAGTGTCGCTCACCCGCTTCTCGGTCGGCTGCAGCCCGATCCAGGCGCCGATCCGCTCGGGATCGAAGCCCGCCTCGCAGCGGCCGCCGACCTTGATGAGCGGTCTGCGGATCAATATTGGATCGATGATCATCATGACCAGCGCCGCTTGCGGCGTGATGGTCTCTATGTCGATCTCGCCGGATTTGACGCGGGGCGCCGCGAGATTGAACCACTCGCGCACCGGCGTCTCGCCGAAATAAGGCCGCAGGCTGGAGACGCTCCAAGGCTCGGCGAGCAGATTGCGCACCTGCAGCGCATGGCCGGAGGAGAGCAGCAGAGCCTTTTGGCGCGCGTTTCCGGCGCAGCCGGGTTTCTCGTAGAAGATAACGTCGGCCATACGCCACCTCGAAGAGCGACTACCGAAGAAGGAGCTTTGTCTCTTTTATAGCGCATTTTTGTGCGCTGCGGAACGGCCGTGATTCGTTCGGGAGGAGAATTTTAACGAATCAGAAACCATTAGCGGTGAAGCGCCGATAACGACGCGTCTTTACGTAGAAGGGCGTGACGCGCCGATGACAGCGCGTCACGCGAAGCGGCGGGCCGCGCGTTTCATAAAGAGGCAGGCCGCTCCAGGATGGCGCGGTCGCTTCATAGAGAGGAAAGTGAGAAGGCCGCGTCTATTCGGTCACGCCGAATTTATGTAAATGCGCGCCATGCGTGGAGAGCCAGCCCTCGGCGCGATCCGTCTCGGCGCAGAGGCGCCGCGTCAGCGCCCAGAAACGATCCGAATGATCGAGATATTCGAGATGCGCGACCTCATGCGCGGCGAGATAGTCGAGCACGAAAGCGGGCGCCATTATGAGCCGCCAGGAGAAATTCAGCGAGCCCGACGCCGAGCAGGAGCCCCAGCGGCTCACCGTGTCGCGCAATCCGACGCTGCGCGCGGGCAGGCCGAGCGCGCGCGTGTGGCGCTCCACCGCCGCCTCGAGATCGTGGCGCGCCTCGCGTTTCAGAAAATCGACGATGCGGCGATGCACATGTTCCTCGCGGCCGGCGACGCAGAGATCGAAACCGTCGCAGAGCGCCGTGTCGAGAGCGAAACGCGTCTCCGTCCATACGGTCCCACGCGCGCTGGGGCGATGCGCGATGGAATGGTCCACGCCGCGGAGCGGCACGACGGCGCCGTCGCGAAAGGGGATCGTGTCCGGCAGGCGATTGAGCCGCGCGGCGATCCAGGCGGCGTGACGCTCGGTGAACTCGCGCGCCTCACGTAAGGAGGCGCGCGCGGGCATTGTGAGCACAGCGTCGCGCGCAGCGAAGCGCACGCGCAGCGTGAAGCGCCGCGCGCTGCGCAGACGGCGCAGCGAGACGGTGAGCGTCTCGCCCGCATGTGTGAGTGTCAGGGCGGTGGAGCCCGCGGCTTTCGCGAGCCCGTCGCGTCGAAGACGAAGCATGATTCGATGCTAACGCAAAGCCGCGCCGAGTCGCGACAGGGAAGTTCGCGACCTACACAAAAAAATCTCGGCTGTGTCGTTTTTGCGTCTCTGTGTCTTCGCGTCTCGGCGTCGCGCGTCACATATAGCGCTCGAGATCGCGCGCGGCCTCGGCGGGCTTGCGTCCCACATTGAAGGAGCTGACGAAGCGGCCGTTCTTGTCCATCAGATAGACGACGGTCGTATGGTCGACCGCATAGTCCTCGCCGCTTTCCGCAGCCTTCTTCGAATAGATGCGATATTCCTTCAGCATCGGATCGAGCTGCGCGCGCTCGCCGGAGACGCCGACGATGCGCGGATCGAAATTGGAGAGATAGTCCTTGAGCACGGCGGGCGTGTCGCGCTCGGGATCGACGGTCACGAACAGAGCGCCGGCGTTGGCCTTCGGCCCCAGCGCGCGCAGCACCTCGGAAATCTCGAACAGAGTGGTGTGGCAGATGTCCGGGCAATGCGTGTAGCCGAAGAAGACGAGGAAGGGCCTGCCGAGAAAGTCCTTCTCGGTGACTGTCTGGCCATTATGCGCGACGAGCTGGAACGGCCCGCCGATGGCGGAGGCGGGCGGCGGCGGCGGCTTGAGGCTGGTGAACGCCACCAATGCGGCGAAGGCCGCGAGAAAGACTCCGCCGATCGCGAAGAGAGGCAGCTTGGGAAGGTCGCGGCCCTTGGCGCGACCCTTTTGCGAACTCTTGGCGTAGCTCTTTGACATGCGTTTCTTCCCGAAGATATGGCGTCGTTTCTCGTTTATCGCCGCGGCCGAGTAGATCGCGGCGCGTCGCGATCATCGGCGGCTCTGTAGAGCGGCTGGGCCGGGCGGCGGCGATCTCGCGTGACGCTCCTCTCTATGCGCGGAACTTAGCCTGCGGAGGAGCGTTCGCCAAGCGTCACAGCAGAGCGTCACAGCAGAGTGGCGCGGCGGAGCGAGGCCGTCGCCGCGGCGCCGCGTCGCAGCACGCCTTACGAAATCGCCCGCGGCGGCGACGGCCGGATATATAATGTCGGCGCATCGATTCTCCCATTGAGCGCAGGCGCGAGAACATGAGCGACGATCCGAACGCCAGCCCCGGAAAAATCCTCGTCGGCGCGAGCGCCGACGGCGTTTATAGTTACCTTACCCTTTCCGTCGGCAATCGACACGGCCTCATCGCCGGCGCGACCGGCGGCGGCAAGACAGTGACGCTGCAAAAGCTCGCCGAAGGCTTCTCCAATGCGGGGACCGCCGTCTTTCTCGCCGATGTGAAAGGCGATCTCGCCGGCCTGTCGCAGCCCGGCGAGATGCGCCAGGCCTTTGTCGATCGTTCGCTCGAGATCGGCCTCGCCTATGCGGTGGACCGTTTCCCCGTCGTGTTCTGGGATTTGTTCGGCGAGCAGGGGC
The sequence above is a segment of the Methylosinus sp. PW1 genome. Coding sequences within it:
- a CDS encoding M48 family metallopeptidase yields the protein MLRLRRDGLAKAAGSTALTLTHAGETLTVSLRRLRSARRFTLRVRFAARDAVLTMPARASLREAREFTERHAAWIAARLNRLPDTIPFRDGAVVPLRGVDHSIAHRPSARGTVWTETRFALDTALCDGFDLCVAGREEHVHRRIVDFLKREARHDLEAAVERHTRALGLPARSVGLRDTVSRWGSCSASGSLNFSWRLIMAPAFVLDYLAAHEVAHLEYLDHSDRFWALTRRLCAETDRAEGWLSTHGAHLHKFGVTE
- a CDS encoding bifunctional enoyl-CoA hydratase/phosphate acetyltransferase produces the protein MLFRRDVAASGAPCGLYFESLLERCRALRPIRIGVVHPCDTVSVQGALAARDQGLITPVLVGPRAKIAAAAAAAALSLEGVEIVDAPHSHAAADAAVELVRRGELGALMKGSLHTDELMGAVVREGTGLRTERRVSHVFVLDVPNYCKPLLVTDAAINIAPTLAEKRDIAQNAIDLAHALGIERPKLAVLSAVETVDAKIPSTIEAAALCKMADRGQIRGADVDGPLAFDNAISPEAAKAKGIVSNVAGDADILLAPDLEAGNILAKQLVYLADAEDAGIVLGARAPIVLTSRADGVRARIVSCALAQLFAHRVVEAA
- the pheT gene encoding phenylalanine--tRNA ligase subunit beta; this translates as MKLTLSWLKDHLETNASLEEVVETLTRIGLEVEHLHDPAAQLKDFRIAHVIEAKPHPNADRLRVCMVDTGEGAPVQVVCGAPNARTGLKTVFSAPGTYIPAKKITLGKGVIRGVESLGMLCSAAELELSDEHDGIIELPEDAPIGAVYAKWAGLDDPVIEINLTPNRSDAAGIYGIARDLAAAGLGTLKTPSVETITGGFAIPQRVTLDFIEDDKHLAPLFALRLVRGVKNGPSPAWLQDRLRAIGQRPINALVDITNYLTFDRARPLHVFDAKKVAGDLVVRRARVGEELLALDGKSYKLDSDMVVIADDNGPESLAGVMGGEHSGCSDDTTDVLIETALWDPANIAHTGRKLGISTDARYRFERGVDPAFALPGLDLATRLVLEFCGGEASEVAICGSAETPTRKLRFPWSETKRLTGLDVSKEESTAILTRLGFTVEAAGEEALVGVPSWRPDIEGKADLVEEIARIAGFDTIAATPLPRNAGVTEPVLTLLQKRQRAARRALAARGLVEAVTWSFVSKELAQAFGSGDNHRLALANPIAAELSDMRPSLLPGLVTAAGRNAARGFPDVALFEVGQIFLGEDEKGQKIAATGLRRGFALPAGAGRHWSGKERAVGVFDVKADALALLQTLGVATGGLQIVAGGPDWLHPGRSATLQFGPKAVIGHFGELHPRVLQALDVEGPIAAFEIILDALPAPKAKPTKAKPKLELSDLQPVSRDFAFLLDRAQPAGDLIRAVQGADRTLIVDVAIFDIYEGQGVPEGKKSVGVAVRLQPRDKTLTDADLEALAHKIVTEAGKKTGAQLRG
- a CDS encoding acetate/propionate family kinase, coding for MSGPSAVLLALNAGSSSLKFALYDAATLAPLCRGGVTAIKEKDQPARFSVKGEVAAALAAGPGPAPDIDHEGAARWLIAAIGERLAELPLAAVGHRVVHGGADFDRPVRVTPEILRRLEALSPLAPSHQPHNLAPIRSLLDSAPELPQIACFDTAFHRTQPRLAQLFPLPREFAERGVLRYGFHGLSYQFIAQELRRLERAQGRTIVAHLGHGASLCAMRDLESVATTMGFTALDGLMMGTRSGAIDPGLLLHLVMQEGYSPKQVHALLYERSGLLGVSAISDDLRALEASDYPAAEEAMALFAYRAAREIGSLASALNGLDLLVFTAGVGENSPSMRARICAYLGFLGLELDDEANAANAQIISAPSSRIETLVLPTNEEAVIAEAARALLGVH
- a CDS encoding SCO family protein, which encodes MSKSYAKSSQKGRAKGRDLPKLPLFAIGGVFLAAFAALVAFTSLKPPPPPASAIGGPFQLVAHNGQTVTEKDFLGRPFLVFFGYTHCPDICHTTLFEISEVLRALGPKANAGALFVTVDPERDTPAVLKDYLSNFDPRIVGVSGERAQLDPMLKEYRIYSKKAAESGEDYAVDHTTVVYLMDKNGRFVSSFNVGRKPAEAARDLERYM
- a CDS encoding ArsC/Spx/MgsR family protein, which produces MADVIFYEKPGCAGNARQKALLLSSGHALQVRNLLAEPWSVSSLRPYFGETPVREWFNLAAPRVKSGEIDIETITPQAALVMMIIDPILIRRPLIKVGGRCEAGFDPERIGAWIGLQPTEKRVSDTCVRTEAAALRAESEAGAAPAD
- the pheS gene encoding phenylalanine--tRNA ligase subunit alpha, whose protein sequence is MTNIAELETETLAAIAAAADEAALEAVRVGALGKKGSISALLATLGKMSPDDRKTEGAKINALKDKAQEALAARRDILQRQALGKRLSAETVDVTLPVQESGQELGRIHPISQVMDELTAIFADMGFSVAEGPDIESDDYNFTKLNFPEGHPAREMHDTFFFPPGADGKRKLLRTHTSPVQVRTMLSKAPPIRVICPGRTYRCDSDQTHTPMFHQVEGLVIDETTHMGHLKWVLEEFLKAFFEVKSVKMRFRPSFFPFTEPSAEVDVQCRRKDGDIRFGEGEDWMEILGCGMVHPNVLRNCGLDPDKYQGFAFGVGIDRLAMLKYGMSDLRAFFEADARWLTHYGFRPLDFPTLAGGLSG